The Mycolicibacterium cosmeticum DNA window AATTCGCCGACGTGCTGGGTGCTTTGACGGCGCTGTCCGACGGTGACCTGGCCGCCATCTCCTCCGACGACAGCGGGCGACGCTGGGTGGTGAGTTTCACCGACGACCGCGACCCTTGGGCCACCTACCTCTACGACCACGCCACCGGCGAGCATCGGCTGTTGTTCCGGCCCTACCCGCACCTGGATCCCGAGGCGCTGGCCCCGATGCGGCCGGTCACCATCGAATCGCGCGACGGCCTGGACCTGCACGGCTATCTCACCCTGCCGGTCGGGACGGAACAGACGAACCTGCCGATGGTCCTGCTGGTGCACGGCGGGCCGTGGGCACGGGACTGCTGGGGTTACCAACCCGACGTGCAACTGCTGGCCAACCGCGGATATGCGGTGCTGCAGGTCAACTTTCGCGGCTCGACGGGCTACGGCAAGGCGTTCGTCCAGGCCGCCATCGGCGAGTTCGCCGGCAAGATGCACGACGACCTGATCGACGCCGTCGACTGGGCCGTGCAGCGGGGCATCGCCGACCGGGACCGGGTGGCGATCTTCGGCGGCTCCTACGGCGGGTACGCGGCGCTGGTCGGCGTGACCTTCACCCCCGATGTCTTCGCCGCGGCCATCGACTATGTCGGGATCTCCAGCCTGCCCAACTTCATGCGGACCCTGCCGAATGTCGCGCGGCCCTTCCTGGCCAACAACTGGCACCGCTACGTCGGCGACCCGTCGGATCCGGTGCAGGAGGCCGATATGCTGGCCCGCTCACCGATCACCAAGGTGGACGCCATCCGCACCCCGCTGCTGATCGTCCAGGGCGCCAACGATTCTCGGGTGGTGCAGGCCGAGTCCGACAACATGGTGGCGGCACTGCGGGCCCGCGGGGTGCAGGTCGAGTACCTGGTGAAGGACGACGAGGGGCACGGCTTTCTCAACCCCGACAACCAGATCGACCTGTACCACGCCGTCGAGCGGTTCCTGGCCGAGCACCTGTCCGCCGAGACGACGGTTGATGGCGCGAAACAGCCCGATTGACAGCAGAAACCGTAGTGTCGGCGCGACGAGAATGGCCCCCGCGAATCCCGCGGAGGCCATTCTCGTATGCAGCTCGTTACAGCGTCTCGAAGATCTCCCGGGCCAGCTTGGCGGTCTCGGACGGCGTCTTGCCGACCTTCACGCCGGCGGCCTCGAGGGCTTCCTTCTTGCCCTGCGCGGTGCCCGCACCGTCGGAGACGATGGCACCGGCGTGGCCCATGGTCTTGCCCTCCGGCGCGGTGAAACCGGCGACGTAGCCGACGACCGGCTTGGTGACGTTGGCCTGGATGTACGCGCCGGCCTTCTCCTCGGCGTCGCCACCGATCTCGCCGATCATCACGATCAGCTTGGTCTCGGGATCCTTCTCGAACGCCTCGAGGGCGTCGATGTGGGTGGTGCCGATGACCGGGTCACCGCCGATGCCGATGGCGGTGGAGAAGCCGAGATCGCGCAGCTCGTACATCATCTGGTAGGTCAGCGTGCCGGACTTGGACACCAGGCCGATGGGGCCCTTGCCGGTGATGTTGTTCGGCGTGATGCCGACCAGCGACTCGCCGGGGGTGATGATGCCGGGACAGTTCGGGCCGATGATCCGGGTCTTCTGGCCCTTCTCGACGTTATAGGCCCACGCGTAGGCGCTGTCCTGCACCGGGATTCCCTCGGTGATGACCACCAGCAGCGGGATCTCGGCGTCGATGGCCTCGATGATGGCGTCCTTCGAGAAGGCCGGCGGCACGAAGGCGATCGACACGTCGGCGCCGGTCTCCTTGATGGCCTCGGCCACCGAACCGAACACCGGCAACTCGATGTCGTTGCCGTCTTTGTCCTTATGAGCGACGGTAGTACCCGCCTTGCGCGCGTTGACGCCGCCGACCACCTGGGTGCCCGCCTTGAGCATCAGCGCGGTGTGCTTGGTGCCCTCGCCGCCGGTGATGCCCTGGACGATGACCTTGCTGTCCTTGTTCAGAAAAATCGACATTGATTGCGTCCCTTACTTGTTCGCCAGCTCGGCGGCTTTGTCGGCGCCGGCGTCCATGGTCTCGGCCTGGATCACCAGCGGGTGGTTGGCCTCGGCCAGGATGCGGCGGCCCTCTTCGACGTTGTTGCCGTCCAGGCGGACCACGAGCGGCTTGTTGGCCTCGTCACCGAGGATCTGCAGCGCCTTGACGATGCCGTTGGCGACCGCGTCGCAGGCGGTGATGCCGCCGAACACGTTCACGAACACGCTCTTGACCTGAGAGTCACCCAGGATGACGTCCAAACCGGCAGCCATCACCTCGGCCGACGCGCCACCACCGATGTCGAGGAAGTTGGCCGGCTTCACGTTGCCGTGCTTCTCGCCGGCGTAGGCGACGACGTCCAGGGTCGACATGACCAGACCGGCACCGTTACCGATGATGCCGACCTCACCGTCGAGCTTGACGTAGTTGAGGTCGTTCTCCTTGGCCTTGAGCTCCAGGGGATCGGTGGCGTCCTTGTCCTCGAACTCCGCGTGCCCGGGCTGCCGGAAGTCGGCGTTGGCGTCCAGGGTCACCTTGCCGTCCAGTGCCAGGATCTGGTTGTCCGGGGTACGCACCAGCGGGTTGACCTCGACCAGGGTGGCGTCCTCGCCGACGAAGACCTCCCACAGCTTCTGGATGGTCACCGCGGCGGCGTCGAGCACCTCGGCGGGCAGGTGACCCTTCTCGGCGATCTCCCGGGCGAAGGCCAGGTCGACACCCTTGACCGCGTCGACCGGCACCTTGGCCAGGCGCTCGGGCTTGGTGGCGGCCACCTCTTCGATCTCCATGCCGCCCTCGACCGAGCACATGGCCAGGTAGGTGCGGTTGGAGCGGTCCAGCAGGAAGGAGATGTAGTACTCCTCGGCGATGTCACTGGCCTCGGCGACGAGCAGCTTCTTGACGATGTGACCCTTGATGTCCAGACCGAGGATGTTCTGCGCGTGGGTGAAGGCGTCCTCCGGGGTGGCCGCGTACTTCACGCCGCCGGCCTTGCCGCGGCCACCGACCTTGACCTGAGCCTTCACCATGACCGGCTTACCGATCTCCTCGGCGATCGCCTTGGCGTCCTCGGGCGAGTCGGTGACCCGGCCGGGCGTGGTGGGGACGTTGTGCTTGGCGAACAGCTCTTTCGCCTGATATTCGAAGAGATCCATGAGCTCGGAGAAATCCCTGTCTGTCTGCGTTGACGTTTGAATTCACTTCAGCGTTTGGGCCTGACTGGCTCGCTGGGCACTTTATCGACCCGCGGGACGACCTCCCCCATCGCCCACCTGACTTGTGCTAAATCTCACCGACCCCCCGCAGTGATACAAGTCACAATCCCGGGTGGAATACCCGCTTGGGTTGCCACTCACATTCGCGTTTCGTTACCGTGCCTACTGGTCCAGATCACGGCAAGGTCACGAAAAGAAGGACATCGCAGGTTGCTTGAGCACAGTTCGCCCCGCTCCCCGAAGGGAACCGCGACGAGCGCTCGCAAGCCGATCAGTCCTCCCTCTGCCGCCGAAGTGACCGACATCATCCCGTTCAACGAGTTCGGTGACCTGCCCGAACTCGATTTCCGGGACAGCTCGGCGTTCGACAAGGAGCAGCGCGTCATCGCCGCCCCGGAACTCGACGACCTGAACGACACCGACGATCTGGTCCCACTGCGGCTGGCCGTGCCGAGTGAGTTCGCATCCGACCAGCCCGCACCGTCAGCCCGCGGTTACCGGGACAGCCACACCGACCTGAGCGACGGTCTGGCCAAGACCGACATCATCGACATCCGCGGCCAGCGTGCCGGTGGCGCGCACCGCAAGCAGACCGTCGGCGCCGTCAAGAGCCGCCTGCTGATCGCCGCCATGGCCGCCGGTGCCACCGCCTCGGGCGCGTACACGCTGAGCACCGCCGACTCGGCCAAGCCCACCTCGGACACCATCCTCACCGGCGCGCAGGCCGGCATCAGCGGCGGTGTCATCACCGGGTCGACCGATGGCATGCAGATCGTCACAGTCGAGCCCGCCGCCAGCTCCGCGGTGCACGCCGAGGAGATCACCAAGGCCGCCGCCTTCGCCCAGGAGCGCGCCGAGCGGGAGGCCCGGCTGGCTCGGCCGCTGTTCGTGATGCCCACCAAGGGCGTGTGGACGTCGGGCTTCGGGTACCGGTGGGGCGTGCTGCACGCCGGTATCGACATCGCCGGACCGATCGGCACGCCCATCGTGGCCGTGGCCGACGGCACCGTCATCGACGCAGGGCCGACCGCCGGCTACGGGGCGTGGGTCAAGATCCGCCACAACGACGGCACCGTCACGCTGTACGGCCACGTCAACACCTGGCTGGTGTCGGTCGGTCAGCGCGTGATGGCCGGCGACCAGATC harbors:
- a CDS encoding S9 family peptidase — its product is MPTHITVEEFFRPPERTAATISPDGTRLAYLAPWRNRLNVWVQRLDTNEPARCVTADDTRSVYIYRWTPDPRWLLYMQDTGGDENWHLYRIDLDDPSAPAVDLTPFPGTRADFEVLKGRPGKAIVQLNKRNLELFDAYELDIATGELTLLAENPGTVVGWLSSQTGELFTNTLTADGDVELSHWDPAAKALRPIKVYDGADYPLGIHPIAVTPDGTGLWLGSNEGTDRTRLVRVDVATGAETEVDSHPSLELATQLMLPAPMIRSARTGELIGARYYGERQVIHALDPEFADVLGALTALSDGDLAAISSDDSGRRWVVSFTDDRDPWATYLYDHATGEHRLLFRPYPHLDPEALAPMRPVTIESRDGLDLHGYLTLPVGTEQTNLPMVLLVHGGPWARDCWGYQPDVQLLANRGYAVLQVNFRGSTGYGKAFVQAAIGEFAGKMHDDLIDAVDWAVQRGIADRDRVAIFGGSYGGYAALVGVTFTPDVFAAAIDYVGISSLPNFMRTLPNVARPFLANNWHRYVGDPSDPVQEADMLARSPITKVDAIRTPLLIVQGANDSRVVQAESDNMVAALRARGVQVEYLVKDDEGHGFLNPDNQIDLYHAVERFLAEHLSAETTVDGAKQPD
- the sucD gene encoding succinate--CoA ligase subunit alpha — its product is MSIFLNKDSKVIVQGITGGEGTKHTALMLKAGTQVVGGVNARKAGTTVAHKDKDGNDIELPVFGSVAEAIKETGADVSIAFVPPAFSKDAIIEAIDAEIPLLVVITEGIPVQDSAYAWAYNVEKGQKTRIIGPNCPGIITPGESLVGITPNNITGKGPIGLVSKSGTLTYQMMYELRDLGFSTAIGIGGDPVIGTTHIDALEAFEKDPETKLIVMIGEIGGDAEEKAGAYIQANVTKPVVGYVAGFTAPEGKTMGHAGAIVSDGAGTAQGKKEALEAAGVKVGKTPSETAKLAREIFETL
- the sucC gene encoding ADP-forming succinate--CoA ligase subunit beta; the protein is MDLFEYQAKELFAKHNVPTTPGRVTDSPEDAKAIAEEIGKPVMVKAQVKVGGRGKAGGVKYAATPEDAFTHAQNILGLDIKGHIVKKLLVAEASDIAEEYYISFLLDRSNRTYLAMCSVEGGMEIEEVAATKPERLAKVPVDAVKGVDLAFAREIAEKGHLPAEVLDAAAVTIQKLWEVFVGEDATLVEVNPLVRTPDNQILALDGKVTLDANADFRQPGHAEFEDKDATDPLELKAKENDLNYVKLDGEVGIIGNGAGLVMSTLDVVAYAGEKHGNVKPANFLDIGGGASAEVMAAGLDVILGDSQVKSVFVNVFGGITACDAVANGIVKALQILGDEANKPLVVRLDGNNVEEGRRILAEANHPLVIQAETMDAGADKAAELANK
- a CDS encoding M23 family metallopeptidase yields the protein MLEHSSPRSPKGTATSARKPISPPSAAEVTDIIPFNEFGDLPELDFRDSSAFDKEQRVIAAPELDDLNDTDDLVPLRLAVPSEFASDQPAPSARGYRDSHTDLSDGLAKTDIIDIRGQRAGGAHRKQTVGAVKSRLLIAAMAAGATASGAYTLSTADSAKPTSDTILTGAQAGISGGVITGSTDGMQIVTVEPAASSAVHAEEITKAAAFAQERAEREARLARPLFVMPTKGVWTSGFGYRWGVLHAGIDIAGPIGTPIVAVADGTVIDAGPTAGYGAWVKIRHNDGTVTLYGHVNTWLVSVGQRVMAGDQIATIGNRGNSTGPHCHFEVLLNGSNRIDPVPWLAQRGLSPGTYVG